In the genome of Gordonia rubripertincta, one region contains:
- the lspA gene encoding signal peptidase II — protein MTYAEPTTSTSARWRRGRRTLVAVAVALAAIALVVDPIARDTLSWGRTVDLGLLQLRLTYNTGVAFSLGDQLPTAVVLAATAAITATISVFAWRTAPDSHPIQTVGLAAIVAGAAANVIDRLLDGKVTDYFHTGWFATFNIADTYITCGVVLVIGALLLESNEDHSP, from the coding sequence ATGACCTACGCCGAGCCCACCACCTCGACCTCAGCCAGGTGGCGCCGCGGCCGCCGCACCCTCGTCGCGGTCGCCGTCGCCTTAGCTGCGATCGCGCTGGTCGTCGATCCGATTGCACGCGACACTCTTTCCTGGGGTCGGACCGTCGATCTCGGCCTGCTGCAACTGCGCCTGACCTACAACACCGGGGTCGCTTTCAGTCTCGGCGACCAACTCCCCACCGCCGTCGTTCTTGCCGCCACCGCGGCCATCACCGCCACGATCAGTGTGTTCGCGTGGCGTACCGCACCGGACAGTCACCCGATCCAGACCGTCGGGCTCGCCGCGATCGTCGCCGGCGCCGCCGCCAACGTCATCGACCGTCTTCTCGACGGCAAGGTCACCGACTACTTCCACACCGGATGGTTCGCCACCTTCAATATCGCCGACACCTACATCACCTGCGGCGTCGTCCTCGTCATCGGCGCATTGCTCCTCGAATCCAACGAGGACCACTCACCATGA
- a CDS encoding heavy metal translocating P-type ATPase, producing the protein MSDACGCGHDEPRPEGEEEHEPEKLWHITEIRAAAAAGVLLVAALIVRVTGGADALAVGFEAAALIVAGYTFVPSTLKRLAKGKIGVGTLMTIAAVGAVLLGEVGEAAMLAFLFAISEGLEEYAVTRTRRGLRALLSLVPDTATVLRGGREETVPPAELALGEIMIVKPGERIATDGVIRTGRTALDTSAITGESVPVEAGPGDEVFAGSINGTGVLEVEVTAGAQDNSLAKIVRIVEAEQSRKGEAQRLADKIAKPLVPAVMVAAAVIAAVGSLAGDPRVWIERALVVLVAASPCALAIAIPVTVVAAIGAASKLGVLVKGGAALEALGRIRTVALDKTGTLTRNQPVVIDVAAANGATRGDVLAVAAALEARSEHPLARAILAAVGHYVPADDVDAVTGAGLTGRIDGAPVRLGRPGWIDPGPLTADIERMQRAGATAVLIERAGTVIGAVAVRDELRPEAHEVIAGLRRDGYQVAMLTGDNDRTARALAADVGIDEVHADLRPEDKARIVGTLRAARPTAMVGDGVNDAPALATADLGIAMGAIGTDVAIETADVALMGEDLRHLPQALHHARRSRTIMLQNVGLSLAIITVLMPLALFGVLGLAAVVLVHEVAEIVVIANGVRAGRARTLTAATPSAITREPIAGTRS; encoded by the coding sequence ACATCACCGAGATCCGCGCCGCCGCCGCGGCCGGCGTGCTGCTGGTCGCGGCGCTGATCGTTCGCGTGACCGGCGGAGCCGATGCGCTCGCTGTGGGGTTCGAGGCGGCCGCGCTGATCGTGGCGGGTTACACGTTCGTCCCGTCCACGCTCAAGAGGCTGGCCAAGGGCAAGATCGGCGTCGGCACGCTGATGACGATTGCCGCCGTCGGAGCGGTGCTGCTCGGCGAGGTCGGCGAGGCCGCCATGCTCGCGTTCCTGTTCGCGATCAGCGAGGGGCTCGAGGAGTACGCGGTCACCCGCACCCGCCGCGGCCTGCGGGCCCTGTTGTCCCTGGTCCCGGACACCGCCACGGTGCTCCGCGGCGGCCGCGAGGAGACCGTCCCGCCGGCCGAGCTCGCTCTCGGCGAGATCATGATCGTCAAGCCCGGGGAGCGGATCGCGACCGACGGCGTCATCCGCACCGGACGCACCGCCCTGGACACCTCCGCGATCACCGGCGAATCGGTGCCCGTCGAGGCCGGTCCCGGCGACGAGGTGTTCGCCGGGTCGATCAACGGCACCGGAGTCCTCGAGGTCGAGGTCACCGCTGGCGCGCAAGACAACTCGCTGGCCAAGATCGTGCGGATCGTCGAGGCCGAGCAGTCCCGCAAGGGCGAAGCGCAACGCCTGGCCGACAAGATAGCCAAGCCGCTTGTCCCGGCCGTGATGGTCGCGGCCGCGGTCATCGCCGCAGTCGGCAGCCTCGCCGGTGATCCGCGGGTGTGGATCGAACGCGCCCTCGTCGTGCTCGTCGCCGCCTCACCGTGCGCGCTGGCGATTGCCATCCCCGTGACGGTCGTCGCCGCGATCGGCGCCGCGTCCAAGCTCGGCGTCCTGGTCAAGGGCGGTGCCGCCCTCGAAGCACTCGGCCGCATCCGCACCGTCGCGCTGGACAAGACCGGCACTCTCACCCGCAACCAGCCCGTCGTGATCGACGTCGCCGCCGCTAACGGCGCCACCCGCGGCGACGTCCTCGCGGTGGCCGCGGCGTTGGAGGCCCGCAGCGAACACCCGCTGGCCCGAGCGATTCTCGCCGCCGTCGGCCACTACGTGCCCGCCGACGATGTCGATGCCGTGACCGGCGCGGGCCTGACCGGCCGCATCGACGGCGCACCGGTTCGGCTCGGTCGACCCGGCTGGATCGACCCCGGCCCCCTCACCGCCGACATCGAACGGATGCAGCGTGCCGGCGCCACCGCGGTCCTGATCGAGCGCGCCGGAACCGTGATTGGGGCGGTCGCCGTCCGCGATGAACTCCGCCCCGAGGCACACGAGGTGATCGCCGGCCTGCGCCGCGACGGCTACCAGGTCGCGATGCTCACCGGCGACAACGACCGCACCGCCCGCGCCCTGGCCGCCGACGTCGGCATCGACGAAGTGCACGCCGACCTGCGCCCCGAGGACAAGGCCCGCATCGTCGGAACCCTCCGCGCTGCGCGACCGACCGCGATGGTCGGCGACGGAGTAAATGACGCCCCCGCCCTCGCCACCGCAGACCTCGGTATCGCGATGGGCGCAATAGGAACCGACGTGGCGATCGAGACTGCCGACGTCGCTCTGATGGGCGAGGACCTGCGCCACCTACCTCAGGCGCTGCACCACGCGCGCCGGTCTCGGACGATCATGCTGCAGAACGTCGGCCTGTCCCTGGCGATCATCACCGTCTTGATGCCGCTGGCCCTGTTCGGTGTCCTCGGCCTGGCCGCGGTCGTCCTCGTCCACGAAGTCGCCGAGATCGTCGTCATCGCCAACGGCGTCCGCGCCGGACGCGCCCGAACCCTCACCGCAGCGACACCCTCGGCGATCACGCGCGAACCGATCGCCGGGACTCGGTCATGA